Proteins co-encoded in one Streptomyces sp. NBC_01283 genomic window:
- a CDS encoding DUF5999 family protein has translation MCQHQPPCPTADSADREAALLMASHPEQGWSLLCNGVLLFEDTGELLPDGQIIAPHRPLGTDKIMTAA, from the coding sequence ATGTGCCAGCACCAACCACCGTGCCCGACAGCCGACTCCGCCGACCGGGAAGCCGCGCTCCTCATGGCGAGCCACCCGGAGCAGGGCTGGAGCCTGCTGTGCAACGGCGTCCTCCTCTTCGAGGACACCGGTGAGTTGCTGCCGGACGGCCAGATCATCGCGCCGCATCGACCGCTGGGCACGGACAAGATCATGACGGCCGCCTGA
- a CDS encoding glutamate--cysteine ligase: protein MGEKVVAGTFDLAERNRYRTKLKECLAGLRRLLDEERFDRPKNLMGVEIELNLAGPDGMPRMLNAEVLERIASRDFQTELGMFNLEVNIAPHRLGGRVLDRLAEELRTGLAYAHRKANEVNAGIVMIGILPTLAHHDLVSGNLSDVDRYALLNDQIVAARGEEFVLDIQGVERLTCTSASIAPEAACTSVQLHLQVTPDRFADVWNAAQAVAAAQVAVGANAPFLFGRELWRESRPPLFLQSTDTRPPELQAQGVRPRTWFGERWISDAYELFEENLRYFPALLPLMDDEEPLEVLDDGRVPQLGELVLHNGTVYRWNRPVYGIAGGVPHLRVENRVLPAGPTVTDVIANAAFYYGVVRALAEEPRPVWTRLPFDTAARNFDTACRDGIEARLRWPRRGRSGGIVEVPAVALVRDELLPLAAAGLDAWGVEAADRDFYLGVIEERCRRRVNGASWQAATYHQALESGLEREAALAATTRRYAELMHAGEPVHTWPVGLPEPAALS, encoded by the coding sequence ATGGGGGAGAAGGTCGTAGCAGGAACGTTTGACCTGGCCGAGCGGAACCGGTACCGGACCAAGCTCAAAGAGTGTCTGGCGGGGCTGCGGAGGCTGTTGGACGAGGAGCGGTTCGATCGTCCGAAGAACCTGATGGGCGTGGAGATCGAACTGAATCTCGCGGGACCCGACGGCATGCCGCGAATGCTGAATGCGGAAGTTCTCGAACGGATCGCGAGCCGGGACTTCCAGACGGAACTCGGAATGTTCAATCTTGAAGTCAATATCGCACCGCACCGATTGGGCGGACGTGTTCTCGACCGTCTCGCCGAGGAGCTGCGCACCGGTCTCGCCTATGCCCACCGGAAAGCGAACGAGGTGAACGCCGGCATCGTGATGATCGGCATTCTGCCGACACTCGCGCACCACGACCTGGTCTCGGGAAACCTCTCCGACGTCGACCGCTACGCGCTCCTCAACGACCAGATCGTGGCCGCCCGCGGCGAGGAGTTCGTCCTGGACATCCAGGGCGTGGAGCGGCTCACCTGCACCTCCGCCTCGATCGCGCCCGAAGCGGCGTGCACCTCGGTGCAGTTGCACCTCCAGGTCACGCCGGACAGGTTCGCCGACGTGTGGAACGCGGCCCAGGCCGTCGCCGCGGCGCAGGTCGCCGTCGGCGCCAACGCGCCGTTCCTCTTCGGGCGTGAGCTGTGGCGCGAGTCGCGGCCGCCGCTCTTCCTGCAGTCCACCGACACCCGCCCGCCCGAACTCCAGGCCCAGGGCGTGCGGCCGCGGACCTGGTTCGGCGAGCGCTGGATCAGCGACGCGTACGAGCTCTTCGAGGAGAACCTGCGGTACTTTCCCGCGCTGCTTCCCCTCATGGACGACGAGGAGCCGCTGGAGGTGCTCGACGACGGCCGCGTGCCGCAGCTCGGCGAACTCGTCCTGCACAACGGCACCGTGTACCGCTGGAACCGTCCCGTGTACGGCATCGCGGGCGGTGTTCCGCACCTGAGGGTGGAGAACCGCGTCCTGCCCGCGGGCCCCACCGTCACCGATGTCATCGCCAACGCCGCCTTCTACTACGGCGTCGTACGCGCCCTCGCCGAGGAGCCCCGGCCCGTGTGGACCCGGCTGCCCTTCGACACCGCGGCCCGCAACTTCGACACCGCGTGCCGAGACGGCATCGAGGCCCGGCTGCGGTGGCCGCGGCGCGGCCGGTCGGGCGGGATCGTGGAGGTGCCCGCGGTCGCTCTCGTACGCGATGAACTGCTGCCGCTGGCCGCGGCCGGGCTCGACGCGTGGGGTGTCGAGGCGGCCGACCGGGACTTCTACCTCGGCGTCATCGAGGAGCGGTGCAGGCGCCGGGTGAACGGGGCGTCCTGGCAGGCGGCCACCTACCACCAGGCCCTGGAGAGCGGGCTCGAACGTGAGGCCGCGCTCGCCGCGACCACACGGCGCTACGCCGAGCTGATGCACGCGGGGGAGCCGGTGCACACCTGGCCGGTCGGCCTTCCCGAACCCGCGGCCCTGAGCTGA